The genomic DNA TGACTGGATAAATGTCACAGAAAAAGTGCTGGATCTGATTGGAGGCACAGAAGGGCACACTGAACACCAGGATGCTGACCACCACGGAGATCATGAAACCACAGAGGCTGGCGGCTAGAACAAAGCGAGCACAGGTGCCCTGGCTGATGATGACTGTGTAGTTGAGAGGCTTGCAGATGGCAACGTAGCGGTCATAGCccatcacagcaatgagaaaacagTTGGTGCAAGCCAAGCCCACAAAGAAATAAAGCTGAGCAACACATCCGGAGAAGGAAATACTTGGCATGGTGGACAAGAGGTTGGTTAGCATCTTGGGCACAATGACTAAGGTGTAGCAGGTTTCAGAGCATGAAAGGACAaaaaggaagaagtacatgggggtATGCAACGTTCTGTCCAGATGAATGACTGTCATAATCGTGGCATTGGCCATCAGAGTGGTCAGGTACACTAGTAAGAAGATGACGAAGAGAAGGACCTGCAGGTCGCCCAGGCTTGCGAAGCCTGTCAGGATGAACTCGGTGACCATGCTCTGGTTCTGTCTCCTCATTGGCCAGTGGGTCAAAGTCAACAACCTGACATTGTGAACAGATGATGTGACAGAAATGAAATGGTCCCAGAGAGACTAGGTGTGTGATGTGCACAAAGGTCTGAAATGCTGGCTTGAAATAATGAGTAGTAGACACACTAATCATatagtaaatgaagaaatcagagGGCATGAACAGTATGCATGTGCAGCCATTTTAAAATGACTGAATAAATGTATCTATATTTGCAAggctttgtttattctttttttttttggtggggggtggttgaggtaggggctcactctagcccaggctgacctggaataattcactccatattctcagaatggcctcgaactcacggcagtcctcctacctctgcctcccgagtgcttggattaaaggtgtgcaccacttcgCCTGGCCTTTGTTCATTCTTTATATTCACAGAGCACTTGCAAGAGGAACACATGTTGAATCAAGAAGTGACAtaccagctggggagatggcttagtggtaagcatgcttgtttgaaaagcctgtgacttgggtttgattccccagtacccacacgaagcaaaatgcacaaagtgacatatgcatctgcagttcatttgcaatggcagaaggccttggtaacccgtcctctctctctctctttctctctctcactcataaaaataatttttttaaaaaaaggaagagggggcagaaagatagctagagccacaagatgggtcattatgcacagagacattgcctcttacccataagtgatggctaaccccacaatgcacaatccatatTTCCCAACAAGAGGGTCCCTACAGAggggggaggaggctaacaatggtgccaatgTGATTGAATACACACTGTAtacctaactaataaaaaataaataaaagctaatcCTAGCATTTTGTGCAATAAGAAACAGAAGTTCAAAAGAACTAAAGATTTGTTTAATTACCTTGAGTGTAGCAGTCTTTATAAACCATTTATCTTCCACCTTCcactgagctgttggtcagagaagcCTTTGAGGCACCCAAAACAATACAAGctatgccaaggctcttggtttcccacaagaactagatggtaaggtgTTATTGCTGGCGATACCATTTGCATTATTTGtaggacactgaaaaatcaaagtGGAACTGAGCTGGTAGCCTCCTCCCTGCAGGTTGGCTGGCTGTCAAAGTGGCAGAAAGTgccatgcaggctgctgggggagaaaagttaaTAGTCTTACCCAGTGGTGGCTCCCAGCCTGCATGCTGTGCAGCCACTCAGCCAGGTAAGATATGGCCATTGGTGCAATAATGGAAGGACTATAATGGAGGTAACCACCTGTTCTCTGATAGGATCTGAGGTCCTTACTATGGGAAGAATTCATGCctaacacagaaaacaaagtcaAAAGCATAGACCCTAGTGGAAAACCACTATGATTGTTtgaataaatggatatattgtgcccatcaaattgccctctaaatatttgtattaTGTTTATTTCCATAGATTAGCACTGTTACCACCTTTGGTCAGAAAAACTtcattttttcagatggtggtgactactggggaaactTAACACTCATCAAAGCTCTGagaatagagccaggcatggtggcacatgcctttaatcccagcactcgggaagcagaggtaggagggttgctgtgagttcgaggccaccctgagactccataatgaattccagatcaacctgggctagagtgagaccctacctcaaaaaaaaaaaaaaaagttctgagaataagtgactgctgacACATCTTTATTACATCCTCCAAGGCCTGGGAACATTGTGGAATGATGGGTGGTGCAAATGTAGAAACCTGCAGCTGGAGAgcttgttcagtggttaaaggtgcttctttgcaaagcccaatggcctgggttcaattcaaatactcacataaagccacgtgcacaaattggcacatgcatctggagttcatttgcagtagcaggaggccctgacatacctatactcactttctgtctgcctctttctctctctctctctctctctctctctctcacacacacgcacgcacgcacacacacacacacacacgcacgcacgcgcatcATGAAGAGGGTaaaccagaggatggggaggggtattTGGGGGCACTCTCTTCTGGACATGGCATGGCCATTATGCATGACCTAACAGTGGCTCTTATTGCCTCCATAAGACCTGCACACAATTGAGCTCATCCACATTCCAACGTGGATAGTGgaggagaaaaaaatcattaaaatagaagggggagccgggcatggtgttgcacacctttaatcccagcactcgggaggcagaggtgggaggatcaccatgagtttgagacttcatagtgaattccaggtcagcctgggccagagtaagaccctaccacaaaaaatagtaataataataatatatatgtaatatatgtttcatatacatatatatattattatatattataatatattattatatattatatattatatatatatatataataaaaatagaagagggactgatTGGAAAGAAGATGGGTTCAGTGGAAAGGCTGGATGTAAACAAAAGATGGTAATGCAAAGGAGTTATGATCAaattatacacatgtacatgtgtgaaaattttcagtgaattTTTACTGCATTATACGCAAGTATGAAaatgtcttaatttttaaaaaatatttaatgaaataagtcACTTACCTTCAAAGCTACAAATTTAACACTTTGATAGAGAAAACAAGGGCAAATGCAAGGTGATCTAACCTCTCCTCCTATAGTTGACTAGAATAGTGCTTGCTCAAATGTGATTAGGCATTCATATTGATTCAATAATTCATGGACTCACGTGTGGTCAGTGGAAAAGTCTTTGGGATGGATTACATACTGGGGATTCTCTTGTCATGAGTGCATGGAAATCTGGGGTTAAGAACCTAATTAAATCAAAGTTACCCTCAGAGCTTTGTGAGAATGGGTTTTTGACCTTCTGGCCCTGTTTCAATCTCTGTTACCATCATAATGTTTGCATAACAATTCTATTGtttgttataaaaatatatggctgggcgtggtggcacacgcctttaatcccagcactcgggaggcagaggtaggagtgccatgagttcgaggccaccctgagactccatagtgaattccaggtcagcctgggctagagtgagaccatacctcaaaaaaccaacatatatatacgtatatatgaaAGGCTTGATTTGAAGATCACCTGATGCAGAAATTACAAGGCTTAGATCATCAGTCTTTGCATTATAAGAAACATCAGGAACCCTCTGAATCAGCCTGCGCCCGGTGATAGGGAGCTGTTTACAACTATCCAGGGGCACTGGCCAAGCTCTGCAGTCTAGGACAAAGTATTAAGGACACTCACAACACAGGGTGCTCTCTTGCTGGGTAGCTTACTTGTCCAGAAGCTCCTTTATATGAGATTAGCTATGCCTCCTTCACACCTCCATCCTTTGTTCTGGATTTGTATTCTGTAGTTGCTCACTAGAAGTTTAATTCCTTCTTTTAAATGACAGCCCTTTAGTTATTACAGTAAAATGATTGCACTTTTATGAGTTTCAATTTCCTCCTGAATAACATTTTTACTCTTTAAGATGATTACTCGATGTCACTGTTTCTGGAAATTTCTCTGTGCTGCATACTCAGGTGCTCTAGtcctgagcttgaggccaggcACCTGCACCTCGGCTGTAGACAAACCATCATGCCAGTATCAGTCTCTCTGCTTCTGCACAGGACAGAGGGTCCTTGTCCTTCTGTTCGCTACCCACCACAGTCAACATTCTGGGTCCCATGAAACCCTGGCTTACCGTTTGAGAGGCTCTCTGAGCATCTCTGCTTTGCCTTGGGTACCATTCCCATTCACTTTCCTGCAATCAGTTATTATACGGCAACACGTGAAAGTGGCAAAATGCAGATTCTGGAATCAGACTGAGTTGTGTCCCTGGCCCTGACAACTTGCTTGGGGGAAATTGAAACTCACACTTGTATCTCACGTTTT from Jaculus jaculus isolate mJacJac1 chromosome 19, mJacJac1.mat.Y.cur, whole genome shotgun sequence includes the following:
- the LOC101593837 gene encoding olfactory receptor 10T2-like translates to MRRQNQSMVTEFILTGFASLGDLQVLLFVIFLLVYLTTLMANATIMTVIHLDRTLHTPMYFFLFVLSCSETCYTLVIVPKMLTNLLSTMPSISFSGCVAQLYFFVGLACTNCFLIAVMGYDRYVAICKPLNYTVIISQGTCARFVLAASLCGFMISVVVSILVFSVPFCASNQIQHFFCDIYPVIKLGCTDTNVKEMTIFFLGILVLLVPFVLICISYVFIVSTVLKISSVEGQRKAFTTCTSHLIVVIVHYGCASSIYLRPSGAHSSDKDLLVAVTYTVITPLLNPLVYTLRNKEVKTALRKVLSRYSLPKTA